A window of the Natronomonas salina genome harbors these coding sequences:
- a CDS encoding ABC transporter substrate-binding protein, producing MTDQTRPTRRSVLRVSAAVAGGGALAGCTSIPGSDDGSNEAGGDSGGDSYSVTMEPVGTVEFDGVPETWVANNASWADMGTALGREPPAAVWMTSRYHTRYYDEIPDVEVDTEDVVALYQDGVDKERFYELNADVHVIDPNFLMNRFKGWDESDIEEVGDRIAPFFGNSIFSTGYEWHQDYPYLSLYEAFGKLAEVFQATDRYDAFVDLHDEFQASLDEIVPEDESERPTVAIMWAGSDEPEEFSPYLIGEGTSFKQWRDLGVRDAFAETDVRDFHSSRGSVDYETLLEIDPDVLLFRGHEAKTREEFQDTVVAFMEDHDVASDLAAVQSGDVYRGGPLYQGPITNLVLTERAAGQVYGVDEELFDRQQVADIVNGDF from the coding sequence ATGACCGATCAGACGCGACCGACGAGGCGGAGCGTACTGCGAGTGAGCGCGGCCGTGGCGGGCGGAGGCGCTCTCGCCGGCTGTACGTCGATTCCGGGCTCCGACGACGGGTCGAACGAGGCCGGGGGCGATTCGGGCGGCGACAGTTACTCCGTGACGATGGAGCCGGTCGGAACCGTCGAGTTCGACGGCGTCCCCGAGACCTGGGTCGCGAACAACGCCAGCTGGGCGGACATGGGGACCGCGCTCGGCCGGGAGCCGCCGGCAGCCGTCTGGATGACCTCCCGCTACCACACCCGGTACTACGACGAGATCCCCGACGTCGAGGTCGACACCGAGGACGTGGTCGCCCTCTACCAGGACGGCGTCGACAAGGAGCGGTTCTACGAGCTGAACGCCGACGTCCACGTTATCGATCCGAACTTCCTGATGAACCGCTTCAAGGGGTGGGACGAAAGCGACATCGAGGAGGTCGGCGACCGCATCGCTCCCTTCTTCGGCAACAGCATCTTCTCGACGGGCTACGAGTGGCACCAGGACTACCCGTACCTCTCGCTGTACGAGGCCTTCGGCAAGCTGGCCGAGGTCTTCCAGGCGACGGACCGCTACGACGCCTTCGTCGACCTCCACGACGAGTTCCAGGCGTCGCTCGACGAGATCGTCCCCGAGGACGAGTCCGAGCGTCCCACGGTCGCGATCATGTGGGCCGGCAGCGACGAACCCGAGGAGTTCTCCCCGTACCTGATCGGCGAGGGGACCAGCTTCAAGCAGTGGCGCGACCTCGGCGTCCGCGACGCCTTCGCCGAGACCGACGTCCGGGACTTCCACAGCTCTCGGGGGAGCGTCGACTACGAGACCCTCCTGGAGATCGATCCGGACGTCCTCCTGTTCCGAGGCCACGAGGCCAAGACCCGCGAGGAGTTCCAGGACACCGTCGTCGCGTTCATGGAGGACCACGACGTCGCCAGCGACCTGGCGGCCGTCCAGAGCGGCGACGTCTACCGCGGCGGCCCGCTCTACCAGGGCCCCATCACGAACCTCGTGCTGACCGAGCGCGCCGCCGGCCAGGTCTACGGTGTCG